One window of Dyadobacter sandarakinus genomic DNA carries:
- a CDS encoding efflux RND transporter permease subunit, with protein sequence MSISTLSIKRPVLAIVMNLLIILFGFLGYKFLGMREFPSIDPPVVSIRTSYTGANADIIESQITEPLEKQLNSIEGIKSISSTSSQGTSQITVEFDIGVDMERAANDVRDKVGSASRTLPLDIDGPPVVAKADANSEPIIVLTFKSNTRSHLEVSDYAENVIAQRLQTIEGVSEIRIFGQKKYAMRIWMDPVKMASLGITTQDVKIALDKENVELPSGKLAGDNTELTVKTVGRFRTEEDFNEMIVKNAATQTIHLKDIGFAQLGPENEETILRLDNEPMIGLAISPMPGANYLAIAEEVNKRMADIKKELPKDYTLDTLIDNTVFVERSIEEVGETLLIAIVLVVIIIYLFFRDWLIAFRPLIDIPVSLIGTFFIMYIMGFSINVLTLLAIVLATGLVVDDGIVVTENIFKKIEQGMSPIEAAIKGSNEIIFAVLSTSITLASVFLPVIFMEGFVGKLFREFGIVISAAVLISAFVSLTLTPMLNAYLVRKTHKRSWFYEKTEPFFEKITNDYGTALGKFLKMRWVAAPLVIATVAMIWFFGKGLQSELAPLDDRNWFRLTITAPEGSSYEFTDRYVQQVGQMLMDSMPGRKGLMLITSPGNSGLGAANTGSGRIALVDKKLRKETQQEIAEYINQKLKQMPDAKSFVVQQQTISVDSRGGLPIQYVIQAPDFAKLREYLPRFMEEVSADPTFAITDVNLKFSKPEIQITIDREKAKSLGVSVQDVAQTMQLAFAGQRFGYFTMNGRQYQVIGQYDRMNRDEPLDLKSMFVKTNTGALVQLDNIVKAEEESSPPQLFHYNRYMSATVQAALAPGKTVGDGIAAMDKIRDKLHDEAIQTALSGSSRDYAESSSNTMFSFFLALLLIYFILAAQFESFVDPFIIMFTVPLAIGGAVFSLWLFDQTLNIFSQIGMIMLIGLVTKNGILIVEFANQLREQGRSIQEAVLEAATLRFRPILMTSLATILGALPIAMALGSAGRSRMSMGIVIMGGLLFSLVLTLYVIPAIYTFFSRSRNYEKMRMIDRVARDSELEESAHGVV encoded by the coding sequence TGCGAATGATGTCCGTGACAAGGTAGGCTCGGCCTCGCGTACGCTGCCGCTGGATATAGACGGTCCGCCGGTGGTAGCCAAGGCAGATGCCAACTCCGAGCCGATCATTGTCCTCACCTTTAAAAGTAATACCCGCTCACACCTGGAAGTAAGTGACTATGCCGAAAACGTAATTGCCCAGCGCCTGCAAACCATTGAGGGTGTGAGTGAGATCCGGATTTTTGGTCAGAAGAAATATGCCATGCGCATCTGGATGGACCCGGTAAAAATGGCTTCGCTCGGGATTACCACGCAGGATGTAAAGATCGCGCTTGACAAGGAAAATGTAGAACTTCCCAGCGGCAAGCTCGCCGGTGACAATACCGAGCTCACCGTCAAAACGGTCGGGCGCTTTCGTACGGAGGAGGACTTCAATGAAATGATCGTAAAGAATGCGGCAACCCAGACGATCCATTTGAAGGATATCGGTTTTGCCCAGCTGGGTCCGGAGAACGAGGAAACAATCCTCCGCCTCGACAATGAACCGATGATCGGACTGGCGATTTCGCCTATGCCCGGCGCCAACTACCTGGCGATTGCCGAGGAGGTCAATAAGCGCATGGCCGATATCAAGAAGGAGCTGCCGAAAGATTATACGCTGGATACGCTGATCGACAATACGGTTTTTGTGGAGCGCTCCATTGAGGAGGTAGGCGAGACGCTGCTGATCGCCATCGTGCTCGTGGTGATTATCATTTACCTGTTTTTCCGTGACTGGCTCATCGCATTCCGGCCGCTGATCGACATACCGGTTTCGCTGATCGGTACATTCTTCATCATGTACATAATGGGGTTTTCTATCAATGTACTTACGCTGCTGGCGATCGTACTGGCCACCGGACTGGTGGTGGATGACGGAATTGTGGTGACGGAGAATATTTTTAAGAAGATAGAGCAGGGTATGAGCCCCATTGAAGCCGCGATCAAAGGCTCCAATGAAATTATTTTTGCAGTACTGTCCACTTCCATCACGCTGGCGTCTGTGTTTTTGCCGGTGATCTTTATGGAGGGTTTTGTAGGTAAACTTTTCAGGGAGTTCGGGATCGTGATCTCTGCTGCGGTACTGATCTCCGCATTCGTTTCCCTCACGCTTACTCCCATGCTGAATGCCTATCTGGTGCGTAAAACACATAAGAGAAGCTGGTTTTATGAAAAGACCGAGCCATTTTTTGAAAAGATTACCAATGATTACGGTACCGCACTGGGCAAGTTCCTGAAAATGCGCTGGGTGGCTGCACCACTGGTAATTGCGACAGTTGCGATGATATGGTTTTTTGGAAAAGGATTACAATCCGAGCTGGCGCCCCTTGACGACCGCAACTGGTTTCGCCTTACCATTACAGCGCCCGAGGGATCTTCCTATGAATTTACGGATCGCTATGTGCAGCAGGTAGGACAAATGCTGATGGATTCCATGCCCGGCAGAAAAGGCCTGATGCTCATTACTTCGCCCGGCAACTCGGGCCTTGGTGCGGCCAATACCGGCAGCGGGCGCATTGCATTGGTGGACAAGAAGTTGAGGAAAGAGACACAGCAGGAAATTGCAGAGTACATCAACCAAAAGCTGAAACAAATGCCGGATGCAAAATCATTTGTGGTTCAGCAGCAGACAATTTCTGTGGATTCCCGCGGCGGGTTGCCGATCCAGTATGTGATCCAGGCACCGGACTTTGCAAAGCTGCGCGAGTACCTTCCCCGGTTCATGGAAGAGGTATCAGCCGATCCTACGTTTGCGATCACCGATGTTAACCTCAAATTCAGCAAACCTGAAATCCAGATTACCATTGACCGTGAAAAAGCCAAATCACTGGGGGTGTCTGTACAGGATGTTGCGCAAACCATGCAGCTGGCATTTGCAGGCCAACGTTTCGGGTATTTTACAATGAATGGCCGCCAATACCAGGTCATCGGTCAGTATGACCGCATGAACCGCGACGAGCCGCTGGATCTGAAAAGTATGTTTGTAAAAACAAATACAGGCGCGCTGGTGCAGCTGGACAACATTGTGAAGGCTGAGGAAGAGAGTAGCCCGCCCCAGCTGTTTCACTACAACCGCTACATGAGCGCCACCGTGCAGGCGGCACTCGCTCCGGGCAAAACCGTTGGTGATGGGATTGCTGCCATGGATAAAATCCGTGATAAGCTGCATGACGAGGCGATCCAGACTGCATTGAGCGGGTCGTCCCGTGACTATGCCGAAAGTTCATCCAATACCATGTTCTCGTTTTTCCTTGCATTGTTGCTCATTTACTTCATTCTGGCTGCGCAGTTTGAAAGCTTTGTGGATCCGTTTATCATCATGTTTACGGTTCCGCTGGCGATCGGCGGGGCTGTGTTCTCGCTCTGGTTGTTTGATCAGACGCTGAACATATTCAGTCAGATCGGAATGATTATGCTGATCGGGCTGGTGACCAAAAACGGTATTCTTATCGTAGAGTTTGCCAACCAGCTTCGTGAGCAGGGGAGGAGTATCCAGGAGGCAGTACTGGAAGCCGCTACCCTGCGTTTCCGCCCTATTCTGATGACCAGTCTGGCTACAATCCTGGGGGCACTCCCGATAGCGATGGCGCTGGGATCCGCTGGCCGCAGCCGCATGTCGATGGGGATTGTGATTATGGGCGGACTGCTTTTCTCGCTGGTACTTACCCTGTATGTGATCCCGGCGATTTACACCTTCTTTTCAAGATCCAGAAATTACGAGAAAATGAGAATGATCGACCGTGTCGCCAGGGATAGTGAGCTGGAAGAATCAGCGCATGGAGTTGTGTAG
- the metK gene encoding methionine adenosyltransferase produces the protein MPYLFTSESVSEGHPDKVADQISDALIDNFLAWDTDSKVACETLVTTGQVVLAGEVKTNTYLDVQKITREVIRKIGYTKSEYMFEANSCGILSAIHDQSADINQGVDRAVSSSSFEEKANAQGAGDQGMMFGYATRETENYMPLALDLAHKILQEMSYIRNHELSLIPYLRPDAKSQVTIEYSDENVPLRIDTIVVSTQHDDFDSEETMLAKIKEDIINIVIPRVKEKLTPELQKLFTGEITFHINPTGKFVIGGPHGDTGLTGRKIIVDTYGGKGAHGGGAFSGKDPSKVDRSAAYATRHIAKNMVASGLCDEVLVQVSYAIGVAEPCGLYVNTYGTAKVGDNDGAIAAKIAEVFDLRPYAIEQRLKLRNPIYSETAAYGHMGRKNEVVKKSFKGANGEEKEVEVELFTWEKLDFVDAIKEKFAI, from the coding sequence ATGCCATACTTATTCACTTCGGAGTCCGTATCGGAAGGACACCCGGACAAGGTAGCCGACCAGATATCAGATGCCCTGATTGATAATTTTCTTGCGTGGGATACCGACAGCAAAGTTGCCTGTGAAACGCTGGTAACAACCGGACAGGTTGTTTTGGCAGGGGAAGTTAAAACGAATACTTACCTGGATGTTCAAAAAATTACCCGCGAGGTAATCCGGAAAATAGGCTACACCAAGAGCGAATACATGTTTGAAGCAAATTCATGCGGTATTTTGTCAGCCATCCATGACCAGAGTGCCGATATCAACCAGGGTGTTGACCGGGCAGTTTCTTCCAGCAGCTTTGAAGAAAAAGCAAATGCACAGGGAGCAGGTGACCAGGGTATGATGTTTGGTTACGCTACGCGTGAGACTGAAAACTATATGCCACTCGCACTGGACCTTGCCCATAAGATCCTGCAGGAAATGTCGTACATCCGGAATCATGAGTTGTCCCTGATCCCTTACCTTCGCCCGGATGCAAAATCACAGGTGACGATCGAGTACAGTGACGAGAATGTGCCTTTGCGTATCGACACGATCGTAGTGTCCACACAGCATGACGACTTTGATTCTGAAGAAACCATGCTCGCGAAGATCAAGGAAGATATCATTAACATCGTAATTCCTCGGGTTAAAGAAAAACTTACGCCTGAGCTTCAGAAGCTGTTTACGGGAGAAATCACTTTCCACATTAACCCGACCGGAAAATTCGTAATCGGCGGGCCACATGGTGATACTGGTCTTACAGGCCGCAAGATCATTGTGGATACTTATGGTGGCAAAGGTGCACACGGCGGTGGCGCATTCTCAGGTAAAGATCCTTCCAAAGTAGACCGCTCTGCGGCCTACGCTACGCGGCATATTGCCAAAAATATGGTGGCCTCGGGCTTGTGCGACGAAGTGCTGGTACAGGTTTCTTACGCGATCGGTGTGGCTGAGCCTTGCGGCTTGTACGTAAATACTTACGGAACTGCCAAAGTGGGTGACAATGATGGAGCAATTGCGGCCAAAATAGCAGAGGTATTTGACCTTCGCCCATATGCGATCGAACAACGTTTAAAACTGAGAAATCCAATCTACTCTGAAACAGCTGCTTACGGCCATATGGGGCGCAAGAATGAGGTTGTGAAGAAATCCTTCAAAGGTGCAAACGGCGAGGAAAAAGAAGTAGAAGTAGAGCTTTTCACCTGGGAAAAACTGGACTTCGTTGACGCGATCAAAGAGAAGTTCGCAATCTGA